In one window of Mycobacterium sp. SMC-8 DNA:
- a CDS encoding IS1634 family transposase yields the protein MVWIRRVRTASGATAVQIAESVDGRRRIVRHVGSARDDAELGLLLEEARRLLADDTQGELDLGITPKAVRAHMVPPPAGMLFTEDAGESAVRELVVRPRVLKSCSGLLYDALAQVYASLGFDDAVGDEVFRDLVIARVVEPTSLLDADRVLAELGRTSASLSTRKRTLRRARGGGYRDQIAAACFAHARTAGDVSLVLYDVTTLYFEADKEDDLRRVGYSKERRVDPQIVVGLLVDRCGFPLEIGCFEGNKAETLTIVPIVKAFQARHEITDIVVVADAGMLASGNLRELDEAGLRFIVGSRVTKAPNDLASHFHWHGDFFTDGQIIDTITPRDRRGTATKTSDPKRKAEPVWDPATHTKSWRAVWAYSTKRAVRDTKTLNLQENKARAVVAGEKAARVPRFIKNCNGSQEFDEASLQRARRLVGLKGYVTNIDAALMPATEVVASYHDLWHVEASFRMSKSDLAARPMFARTRDAIEAHLTIVFTALAVSREVQTRTGLSLRRFLRTLKPLRSATIDLNGVIATYPPALNTEVNAILNALNAENSRH from the coding sequence ATGGTGTGGATTCGGCGGGTGCGCACGGCCTCGGGCGCGACCGCGGTCCAGATCGCCGAATCCGTCGATGGCCGCCGCCGGATCGTGCGCCATGTGGGCTCTGCGCGTGATGACGCCGAGCTGGGTCTGCTGCTCGAGGAGGCCCGCCGGCTGTTGGCCGATGACACCCAAGGCGAGTTGGATCTGGGGATCACGCCGAAAGCCGTTCGGGCCCATATGGTTCCACCGCCAGCTGGCATGCTGTTCACCGAGGATGCTGGAGAATCCGCAGTACGGGAGTTGGTGGTGCGGCCGCGGGTGCTCAAGAGCTGCAGCGGGCTGCTGTATGACGCCCTGGCGCAGGTGTATGCCAGCCTGGGGTTCGACGACGCGGTCGGCGATGAGGTCTTCCGTGACCTGGTCATCGCCCGGGTGGTCGAGCCGACCAGCCTGCTCGACGCCGATCGGGTCCTCGCCGAGCTGGGACGTACCTCAGCGTCACTGTCGACCCGCAAGCGCACCCTGCGCCGTGCCCGCGGTGGTGGTTACCGCGACCAGATCGCCGCAGCGTGTTTCGCCCACGCCCGCACCGCCGGTGATGTCAGCCTGGTGCTTTACGACGTCACGACCCTGTATTTCGAGGCCGACAAGGAAGACGACCTACGCCGCGTGGGGTACTCCAAGGAACGCCGAGTGGACCCGCAGATCGTGGTCGGGCTGCTGGTCGATCGGTGCGGATTCCCCTTGGAAATCGGCTGTTTCGAAGGAAACAAGGCCGAAACTCTGACGATCGTGCCGATCGTGAAGGCATTCCAAGCCCGCCACGAGATCACCGACATTGTCGTCGTCGCTGATGCGGGCATGCTGGCCAGCGGCAATCTGCGCGAACTTGATGAGGCAGGGTTGCGGTTCATCGTCGGATCGAGGGTTACCAAAGCGCCCAACGATCTGGCCTCGCACTTCCATTGGCACGGCGACTTCTTCACCGATGGCCAGATCATCGACACCATCACCCCACGCGATCGACGCGGCACCGCGACCAAGACCAGCGACCCCAAGCGCAAAGCCGAGCCCGTCTGGGATCCGGCGACCCACACCAAGTCCTGGCGGGCGGTGTGGGCGTACTCGACCAAACGCGCGGTGCGCGACACCAAGACGCTCAACCTGCAGGAGAACAAGGCCCGCGCGGTCGTCGCCGGCGAGAAAGCCGCGCGGGTACCGCGGTTCATCAAGAACTGCAACGGTTCCCAAGAATTTGACGAGGCGTCGTTGCAGCGCGCCCGCCGCTTGGTCGGGCTCAAGGGCTACGTCACCAACATCGACGCCGCACTGATGCCCGCGACCGAAGTGGTCGCCAGCTACCACGACCTCTGGCACGTCGAGGCGTCCTTCCGGATGTCCAAATCCGACCTCGCTGCCCGGCCCATGTTCGCCCGCACCCGCGACGCCATCGAAGCCCACCTGACCATCGTGTTCACCGCCCTGGCCGTCAGCCGCGAAGTCCAGACCCGCACCGGCCTGTCACTGCGCCGATTCCTACGCACCCTCAAACCCCTGCGATCAGCCACCATCGACCTCAACGGCGTCATCGCCACCTACCCGCCAGCCCTAAACACCGAGGTCAACGCAATCCTCAACGCACTGAACGCCGAGAATTCAAGGCACTAA
- a CDS encoding helix-turn-helix domain-containing protein — translation MPAALQPRHADTTAVIGTALLHKANGLGHRRIAATMGRPVSTVRRWLRRLPPEHLDRLARDGTEQLLALDPDTFTALRYRGNMLHHALSLLSAAAYWDRRRYALGEPPWTLIGMYHPRPPSGATRLTLRRPRAAAGGIITMPADSRHHDDHRVAATITPSQCRPTPEIVCIHSDAIVCILSDGQQRSVSPSR, via the coding sequence ATGCCCGCCGCTCTGCAGCCACGCCATGCCGACACCACCGCAGTGATTGGAACAGCATTGCTGCACAAAGCAAATGGACTCGGACACCGGCGTATCGCGGCGACCATGGGGCGGCCGGTGTCCACCGTGCGCCGCTGGCTTCGCCGACTACCGCCAGAGCACCTGGACCGTCTCGCACGCGACGGGACCGAGCAGCTGCTCGCCCTGGACCCCGACACGTTCACCGCGCTGCGCTACCGAGGGAACATGTTGCACCACGCGCTGTCGCTGTTGTCGGCAGCGGCCTACTGGGACCGCCGCCGCTACGCCCTCGGTGAGCCGCCGTGGACCCTGATCGGGATGTACCACCCGCGGCCGCCTTCTGGCGCCACCCGGCTGACCCTCCGACGTCCCCGCGCTGCCGCCGGGGGCATCATCACCATGCCTGCCGACAGTCGTCACCATGACGACCACCGCGTCGCCGCGACGATTACCCCGTCACAATGCAGACCGACCCCCGAAATCGTCTGCATCCACAGTGACGCCATCGTCTGCATCCTGAGCGACGGCCAACAAAGGTCGGTCTCGCCGAGTAGATAG
- a CDS encoding SEC-C metal-binding domain-containing protein: MDPLAPLGRNEMCWCGSGVKYKRCHGNHRPGSQPGAPLPPDLEGSVFLSPTVNMAGDAITVPEGGAPSGSSRLSWLPELSNTQIGTRTSLRLPHLLVKCCLPPISGDFESKS; this comes from the coding sequence GTGGATCCGCTGGCGCCGCTGGGTCGCAATGAGATGTGCTGGTGTGGATCGGGTGTGAAATACAAGCGCTGTCATGGCAATCACCGCCCCGGCTCGCAGCCGGGCGCACCGCTGCCGCCCGACTTGGAGGGCAGCGTTTTCTTGAGCCCGACCGTGAATATGGCCGGCGATGCGATCACTGTCCCGGAGGGCGGAGCCCCTTCAGGATCGTCGAGACTGAGCTGGCTGCCAGAGCTGTCAAATACACAAATTGGGACTCGCACCTCATTGAGGTTGCCGCATCTGCTGGTCAAGTGTTGTCTCCCCCCGATCTCGGGCGACTTCGAATCGAAGTCCTAA
- the istB gene encoding IS21-like element helper ATPase IstB: MTTTNRVAADPVGADLLRLLKALKLGALADTLPERAALARQHKLSHIGFLETLLADEVSRRESRSAALRAAKAGLDPTMRFDSWTAQQDLRYDRTLLGDLTSLRFLDAGQSAIILGPVGVGKTHLATALGHLAIRRRHTVLFARSDKLFTRLRAARLDHTVDAEIRRLAAVDVLIIDDFALRPLDATETSDFYEIVVERHQTKTTIVTSNREPAEWLTMTADTLLAQSAIDRLTAAAHTLVIEGPSYRQRTRPGQLDPEGPDEHPR; this comes from the coding sequence ATGACCACTACCAACCGCGTGGCCGCAGACCCGGTCGGCGCCGACCTGCTCCGACTGCTCAAAGCGCTCAAGCTCGGCGCCCTGGCCGACACCCTGCCCGAACGGGCCGCACTGGCCCGCCAGCACAAACTCAGCCACATCGGATTCCTCGAAACACTTCTTGCCGACGAAGTATCCCGACGCGAATCCCGATCAGCCGCCCTGCGGGCGGCCAAAGCCGGACTCGACCCGACGATGCGCTTCGACTCCTGGACCGCACAACAGGACCTGCGCTACGACCGTACCCTGCTCGGCGACCTGACCTCGCTACGATTCCTCGACGCCGGACAGTCCGCAATCATCCTCGGGCCCGTGGGCGTAGGCAAAACACATCTGGCAACAGCACTGGGGCACTTGGCCATTCGTCGCCGCCACACCGTCCTGTTCGCCCGATCCGACAAACTGTTCACCCGGCTACGCGCCGCCCGACTCGACCACACCGTCGACGCCGAGATCCGCCGACTGGCGGCCGTCGACGTCCTCATCATCGACGACTTCGCGCTGCGACCCCTCGACGCCACCGAAACCAGCGACTTCTACGAAATCGTCGTCGAACGCCACCAAACCAAGACCACCATCGTGACATCAAACCGGGAACCCGCCGAATGGCTGACCATGACCGCCGACACCCTGCTCGCCCAATCAGCCATCGACCGACTCACCGCTGCGGCCCACACCCTGGTCATCGAAGGACCGTCCTACCGCCAACGCACCCGACCCGGTCAGCTTGACCCAGAGGGACCCGACGAGCATCCTCGATAA
- the istA gene encoding IS21 family transposase encodes MAFREVSVNEIREVLRVWLGVAGLPAPGYRTIAAHCGVDRKTVRRYVEAAQAAGLHRSDGVEAVDDGLIGAVADAVRPVRPDGHGAAWEQLLGFEDQITAWVAGEGEQRPLTITKIETLLARQGCVVPYRTLNRFAGERCGFGRKDTTVRVADGDPGVECQIDFGYLGMLTDADGGRRRKVHALIFTAVYSRHMFVWLTYSQTLVAVIAGCQAAWEFFGGVFAVLIPDNLKPVIAAADAVNPRFTQGWLDYAGHVGFLTDPARVRSPKDKPRVERAVQYVRRNFWDGETFASIEQAQQAVTVWCLRTAGTRIHGTTCARPVEVFTTEEQPLLLAVPGAYDVPVFKAVKVHRDFHAEVAKALYSLPEQWIGHTLDVRADGELVKFYHRGVLVKVHPRQPAGGRSTDRADLPEHKVGYALRDLTTLIATCAAYGPNVGIYAERILDDPLPWTRMRTVYRLQGLVRRYGAQRVEQACSVALDLDVVSVNKIASMLERATENTIPALPLAVGQTATRFSRDPSEFGTTSTSLTVIANADSEETC; translated from the coding sequence ATGGCTTTTCGGGAGGTCAGTGTGAACGAGATCAGGGAAGTGCTGCGGGTGTGGCTGGGGGTCGCCGGGCTACCGGCACCGGGCTACCGCACGATCGCCGCGCATTGCGGCGTGGACCGCAAAACTGTGCGCCGCTACGTCGAGGCTGCGCAAGCGGCTGGTCTGCACCGCAGCGACGGCGTTGAGGCCGTCGATGACGGGTTGATCGGGGCTGTCGCCGACGCGGTGCGCCCGGTACGCCCGGATGGCCACGGCGCAGCGTGGGAACAGCTGCTGGGGTTCGAGGACCAGATCACCGCGTGGGTGGCCGGCGAGGGTGAGCAGCGTCCGTTGACGATCACCAAGATCGAGACCCTGCTGGCCCGTCAGGGGTGCGTGGTGCCGTATCGCACGTTGAACCGATTCGCCGGTGAGCGTTGCGGTTTCGGCCGCAAGGACACCACGGTGCGGGTCGCCGACGGGGATCCCGGGGTGGAATGCCAGATCGATTTCGGCTACCTCGGGATGCTCACCGACGCCGATGGTGGGCGGCGCCGCAAGGTGCACGCGCTGATCTTCACCGCCGTCTACTCCCGGCACATGTTCGTGTGGCTGACCTACTCGCAGACCCTGGTGGCGGTGATCGCCGGATGTCAGGCGGCGTGGGAGTTCTTCGGAGGGGTGTTCGCGGTGCTGATCCCGGACAACCTCAAGCCGGTGATCGCCGCCGCTGATGCGGTCAATCCCCGATTCACCCAGGGGTGGCTCGACTACGCCGGTCATGTCGGGTTCCTCACCGACCCGGCTCGGGTGCGCTCCCCAAAGGACAAACCGCGAGTGGAGCGTGCGGTGCAGTACGTGCGCCGAAACTTCTGGGACGGTGAAACATTCGCCAGTATTGAGCAGGCGCAGCAGGCTGTCACCGTGTGGTGTCTTCGTACTGCCGGGACCCGCATCCACGGCACCACCTGCGCACGGCCGGTGGAGGTGTTCACCACCGAGGAGCAACCGCTGCTGCTGGCGGTGCCGGGGGCCTACGACGTGCCGGTGTTCAAAGCGGTCAAGGTGCACCGCGACTTCCACGCCGAGGTCGCCAAAGCCCTCTACTCGCTTCCTGAGCAGTGGATCGGGCACACCCTCGACGTGCGTGCTGACGGTGAGCTGGTGAAGTTCTATCACCGCGGTGTGCTGGTCAAAGTCCATCCTCGTCAGCCTGCGGGAGGCCGCAGTACCGACCGCGCTGATCTACCCGAACACAAAGTCGGTTACGCGCTGCGGGACTTAACGACGCTGATCGCCACCTGCGCCGCCTATGGCCCGAACGTCGGGATCTACGCCGAACGCATCCTCGACGATCCGCTGCCGTGGACGCGGATGCGCACCGTCTACCGACTCCAGGGCCTGGTGCGCCGTTACGGCGCGCAGCGTGTCGAGCAGGCATGTTCGGTGGCACTGGATCTCGACGTCGTCTCGGTCAACAAGATCGCCTCGATGCTCGAGCGCGCCACCGAGAACACGATCCCGGCACTGCCGCTGGCCGTCGGCCAAACCGCTACCCGGTTCTCGCGCGATCCATCCGAATTCGGCACCACCTCAACATCATTGACCGTCATCGCCAATGCCGACTCCGAGGAGACCTGCTGA